The genomic stretch AAACCTCTTTTTCTGTGCTTATTTTAACGGTTAATATTGTATCAACTAATCGTGTTCATGTAGTCATTAGAGTGTGTCTTTTCGTCCAGCGGCCACTAGGGGGCGCACCAGCGAGCCGCCACCTCTAACGGGCTGTGATGGTGTGTCTTTTCCATTCACGTTAAGGGAAGACTAGAAGCTCAAAGTTCCAAAAGGCCGTGGAGCAATTTCACACGCACGCATTTACTCGCTGCTgcttgcaacaacaacaacaacatgttcTGCAGGAGGGTTTGGCAGAGACTCGGTCCGCTGGCCCAGAGGGTCTTCAGACCAACATTTAGAAAAGGTGAGTTTGATTTGTTACTCAATGTTATGTCTGACTTGTCACTTTTTGTTGACATCGATTAAGATATGTCAAAATTGTCATTTCCCCCCTGCACAGATCATTATGAAAACAGACGTTCTTCCTAGCATTTGTGACGTAATAATTAAAAGTTTGCTATTTCTTGTCCTAATTATGGATGTCAATAAATTAGCCCAGGGTGTTCACATTAAGTGTGGTACCAAagcagtttttttaatgcaaaataaaaatcaattcattattaattaatgagATATATTGGATATTTGTTTGTCACCTAATATGAAGCCAATGTCTTTTGTTCGGATAGTTgatgttgtttatttatgaacATCAGTCATCAAATTCTTACCGTACTGAATTTTGCCATTTGGGTCTCGTACATTCTCTTTTCACGCATCCTTGCCCGGATTATCATTTACTCTGGGGTTTGAGCATGTGGAATTCAGCCGAAGGGACAAAACTGCTTCCACCGCTCCCCCCCGCCTCATTGGCAATTTCCTGAATAAAATCCTGACTTTGGGAAGAGTGAATCTTTTagctttgttttattatttgaaataaGAAACACGTGGATGGGAGAGTGAGTTGGTACACGTAAGGGGCAGACATGGACTGCTACTCAGATATTATGTCAAATGCAATACTTCTGTAAGTGCACTTCAGTAAGTACGTCTGGTTTCTGAGTATGCGCATTTTGATAGTCCTTGTGTACTTGGAAATGGCAATCGCAGTATTTCCCCACAGTCTAACAGAGCATTATCACCAACATTTGGATCTCCCAATAAAATAGGTGCCAGCCAGCATCCCCCCCCCTTTTTGATTTTGTTGGGTAGTGTTGGGTCGTGCCTCCCTTCCACCACACTCACCATTTTGAGTTTAACATGCAAGTACTGACGTAGACGTAGTGAAAGTATGCAGCCATGACAAAGGCAGCAAGGTCACAGGTCACCTGCTGGAGGTCAAGCTACATCTGACACAACGTGCGAGGAGAGCCCGTGGTCTTCCGACATGCTCATCCGCACACGTGCCTTCTGCCATCTTGGCATGCATGTCAGTTTTAACAGGCTTGAACCTGGCAAGTGAGATTAACTGATTACCTTTATAAATAACTTGTACTTGGCCTTGTCCCTGCAAGGTGCTGCGGTGTGATAACGTTGGAGGGGGGAGGACTGAACTCCTTCGACAGGACCAGACAAGCTTTGTTTTGGTTTCCTTCGCTAGTGATTTGGAAGGTTAGGGCATGTCCACTGATGTGATGCTAGGGACCACTTTTTGCACCCCCGAATGTTAACGATAAACCAGCGCCTACAGCGATATGTTGTGATACTGCCACAAATGTAGTACTCCACGTTAGCTGCTACTATAACTATCACTcaagcttggttaatatgcaggaaATGGATCATGTTGGCCTTTTTTTGAGAGGACAAAGTAGTTGTTAGCATCAaagtaggtgtgtcccaatgaattgcattttagctagctcgtatgaacttgttttcttgtgttataatgcacagaaaagggaaaaaaatatgtgttcatgtttcacacaaggattgtaaatgatgggtAAAATACCAAAAGAAGTACAGGGGATCTGTTatcttcatttttcaaccctttgtattgagttgtggtctcctagagagcagctacacacaataaccctcacacctattccagctgtattttctatgatttgtgcttcctgccaaaacggtccgttttaatttattccactcatggcccgcctccgggaaTGGCCACATCTCTggcactctgtgatgtcacaaaggaatggttttaccacgccttttcaaacctaGTGTTTTGAGCcaatccaaaacttctttcagggctcacagcGAAATTGCAATGTACCAAAACTTAATGTTGAAGTCTGATGTCGTTTAAGGTACGAGTCTAAGTCAAGTCTGACTGGAGTCCCCATGTCTTCCTGAATGCACGTTGATATGCTGGCAGAAGACGGTTGTGTGCGAGCTCTGGATGGGATTACAGTGGTTTGGATTTTCTGGCCTCCTCTGCATGCACCACTGGCAATCCTCTAAACACAACAGATCTTCACAAGCTCCATAAAGCCATACTCGGCAGCCCTTCGCCATAACAATAGCATATTTCATGTATCTCTCTGTCCCGGTCACCATGTCTCACAGGACTACGTGATAGCCTTACACGAAGCCCACTTGAGAATGTTGTTCTTTGATACAAATCAGGGATCAGGGAGTCACAGTATTTGTGTGGTCTGCCGGATATTTAATTTATGGGATGGTTTGGTGTTTAGCTCCCCCTTGCTCCAAACGAGCAGCGCCACATTGTGTAACAGGATTAAGGAATGCACTGACTGTCACGTATTGGGTTTGGGTTGCACCCCGGATACAGACGCAGAGGCAGCTTGTGAGAAAATGAGAATCCTTTAACCCTGTCTATTCTaggacaaaaacaacatgaaaacacatGAAAATTATGTTTGAAGGGATGGATACCTCTACATACGTATGATAGATACCAAGGTAGGAGGACAGGACGTGATGCAGGTCTGCATCATTGCTCGGTCCATCACTGCAGGTGGAATTATGACCCAAACGTTTGTCATGTTTTAGTGTATCACTCTCTAGTGCAGgattatcattttaaaaagtgcgtattataatatcataacttGTCTTCCCTTCAGCTCCAGTGCGGCATATGGCCATAGGGGTTCCTGGTGGCTCCACCAACATGACATATTTTCTTCTGTGTGgaggaggcctcacagctgccGTCGTCTATGTGAGTAAGATCTATCTGCACTCTACACTTGCCCACATCTTGCACTACAAAGCATCatatttatcataataataacttatACCAGACATTTTCACTTTTGCATTTAATACAACTTTATATTTATCAGGCCTACAAGACTGTCAATGGTGATATTGAGCGCTATGAGGACAGACTCGCCAACATGGCCTCCACAGCAGAgggtcagacacacacacacacacacacacacacacacacacacacacacacacacaatagtcTGTTGATGGTGGCTAGCCCATTCCAAACATGCTAGAATGCTCATGGTCAATAGCGTGTCTGTTCTGGTTTGTGTCGAAGTGTTCTGCAAGGCAAACACACATCCAGCAATCGGCAGCTTCAGTCATGTGATCACTCTCTAATCCGACGGGGACACGCTGAGATGATGACGCTTTGTCCCTTTCACGCTTCATGCTACATGTCGACGGCATATACGTAGCATTTAGACCTTTGAAGACGGCTAATAACTGTCAATGAAGATTAGTGCTGCGTCAAGGATGGAATACTTCCCTCAGTACACTTCAacatttctattctattctattctattctattctattctattctctTCTCCAACTCCACCTTCAGCCTCATCAACCGATGAAGCCGAGGCTACACCTGAAGTGACCCCAGTAGAAGAGCCTTCCGCACTGGATGCCCAAGTGGTTGCGGAGTCTGTCGCCGCGCCTGCAGAGAGCGCCGTCGAGCCTTTTGCTGAGAGCACGGCGCCTGAAGCAGACGCTGATGCGGCGTCAGAGGTCATCTCCACCGAGGATGACACTGCAGCAGAAGAGGCAGCCCCGCCTGTAGCTTTGGAGGAAGTAGTTGAAGATGCTCTTGTCCCAGCCGGGGCCGAGACCCCAACAGAGGCCCCTTCAGCTGAGAATGCGGGTACATCAGTAGCGGATGAGTCCCTAGCCCCTGGTCCCCATGTTGAGACTGGTGCTCCTGCAGAGATGTCTGCGTGAAACTTAGGTGTTTGCTTGGTTAGAAGCTAGATGTCCGCACTTCCGCATCTTCATTCCCAAAAAGGCTCATGGACCCCAAAGGAAACAAAGGGAAGATTTAACATTCGTCTTTCTGTGAAAACCAGTTTGGGGTCCATCAGTTTGGTTCTTTAAAGGCTTCCTTCCCATCAGCCGTTCCAAGCTATCCATTTCGATCCGTACTCTAAACCTACAATTAGCACCTTTTTAGGAATGGTCATCACCAGAGCAATAGCTAGCTTAGTGTTTGCTTTCTGGGTAGTTACCCACATTTTCTCGAGTGTGTTTCTGTTTTCTTATCaatgccaggggtgtccaatatGCAGCCCGGGAGCCATTTGCAGACTAGAGTTAGATTTTTATTGGCCCCGGCTTATTCCACGAATAAAATAGTGCTGACCACAATCCATGACTGTCGCTACTGGAAATGACAATCACAATACTCATCCGCTTCTTCTTCATTTGTCCATTTTTATTGGTAAATTCTGCCTGCCCGTCACGAGTTAAGGAGGAGGTTCAATAATGTaaatgttagggttagggttagggttagggttagggttagggttagggttaaggctagggttagggttagggttaaggctagggttagggttagggttaaggctagggttagggttagggttaaggctagggttagggtcagggtcagggtcagggtcagggtcagggttagggttagggttaaggctagggttagggttagggttagggttaaggctagggttagggttagggttaaggctagggttagggttagggttagggttaaggctagggttagggttagggttaaggctagggttagggttagggttagggttaaggctagggttagggtcagggtcagggtcagggttagggttagggttaaggctagggttagggttgttgACAGTGTAACGTTCACATTGGCTTTAAACCGTTACATAAGTAAGGCTTGTGAACTGGTGTAGAATTGTATGCGCTTGTGGCTGGTATTTGGTACATTTGAGTTTAGTGGGGGGTTAAGTGTGGGTGGGGTTCATGTTCACAACGATATTGTAATGGTCGTCACGGCATGAATACTCCCCAGCACTTCCTCAATCTCTTATTCTACCCTTTTTCCCCCAAACGCTTGCTCTAACCAGCATGCTGACCTTGACCGCCCTCTATAGCTTCCACCACGCCTCCCGTGCTTACCATGACTTGACAcacaaagtttggacacccctgtactaCGTAGGTTGAACAACTTGTAACCGTAGTTAAGCGTAGTGAACATTATTTGGGCCATcgctcttgtgtttttttccacaaacttgAATCTCCTTCTGCTCAATAAATACGATACTTTCTTCCGTGCCAGCAGTCTGTGCTTGTGCCGAGGTTCACGTCGTTCCAGTAGACAAAGTGGGCGTGGATGTGTTTCCTTTGGTAGTGGTGTAGTCTCGTTTTATGTCTCTCAGCGACTTCTCTATGTATTATAGTACGTGCAGTTCATTACAGTCCATTTATCTGCCCTACTTGCATGCCAGTGAAAACTTAAAACAAGCTGGAGACCCCTAAATACAATTTGTAAGTTCTTCCCCTTACGGAGATATGAGCAGTCCATTTGTATGTACATTTATTATAACAGGAGACATATTTGATTGAGGGAAACACGTATCAACCAGCAAGCTAGCTGACCCCCACAGACCGATGATTTCTTcatgaaacacaacaaaaagaagGTCCTACTGATGTCAACTCCGTATGTGGATAAAAGACATCTGACACAGAAACCATCTCTTCCATTCAAAACTCTCCAccaccaagaccaagaccaagaccaagaccggTGACGGACGGGTTAaggtcaagctgaagaaggagtcgaGCATGGACGACGTGTGGGACTCGTGAAGCAGCTGAAACGTACCATCTGGCCAGGTGCCGCTTGAAGAAAAAAGTTGGTCAGATTTGAAGAGGTTCACAAAAAGGAGAATGAGCGCCGCGACTGAAGAGGTGGATAATGGATGAGGAAGTCGCTGCACCGATGGGCGGTCATGGCGAGCAGAGAGCTGAGTCGTAAGACAAAGCTCTCCATTTACAGGTCAGTCTATGTTCCTACCCTCACAACCGGAGGAGGCCTCAGtgtagacctaggacacgctggagggattgtGTCTTGCCTGGGAAAACCCCGGTATCCCCCCGCTGTAGCTTGAGGGGGTGGCAAGAGATGGGGTGTCTGGGGCCGCTGCCCCCGCAAACATATGGACTGCTCATATATTTGTAAAAGGGTCTTAAAGAACCTCGTGGTGACCACCAGTTGCATTTGAACTTGAAGTTGTCCACTTTGTGTCCCTCAGAGGCTGTGCCAGATCTTCTTACAGCTGTAAAAATTCTCACTGGCTCTTCGGTAGAAATTGCAGCAGCTTCTGTCGGGGAGTCCAGTTTGGTGAGAGCTGTCCGGCAGATAGACGAAGATGGACAAGGCCTGGATTCCGTGTTGGAAGTGGTAGAACCTGAAACCCTTGCGGTAGCTAAAGAACACCCTGAGGAGCTAGCTGTTGCCATGAATGAAGAAGAGCTGGTCCCTGCAGAAGTGCTGACTGAGGAGAAGGTGGATACAGAAGAAAGAGTGGCTGAAGAAGCCACAGAGGAAGCTTTCTCCCCAGCtgctgaagaagaagaggaagtacCTCCTGAGGAAGCAGTGGATAACATGGGAGAGGTTCATGCTGGGGATCAGACCCCAGGTCCTGAATCTGAGACCCTCCCCCATGAAGAGGAAACTATCACTCCTGCAGACGCAGTGGCTGAATCTGAAAGGCCTGTGGAAGAAGCTCAAGAAACATGTACATCTCCAGAAGTTGACTGTGGGTCGGAAATGGAGGTGCTCTCGGTTTCTGAACCAGAATCCATTCCCGAGTCCACCTGCCACCACCATCCCCTGGAAGGGATGACGCCCACTGCTGGTCAGCAGTCACAAATCAGTGAGGATGGTGAAGATGAGAGGAATGAAAGCAAGGAGGAAGGTGAAGATGAGAGGATTGAAAGCAAGGAGGACGGTGAAGATCAGAGGATTGAAAGCAAGGAggaagttgaagaaaaaaacaatgaaagcaAGGAGGAAGGTGAAGATGAG from Doryrhamphus excisus isolate RoL2022-K1 chromosome 1, RoL_Dexc_1.0, whole genome shotgun sequence encodes the following:
- the mgarpb gene encoding neurofilament medium polypeptide, whose product is MFCRRVWQRLGPLAQRVFRPTFRKAPVRHMAIGVPGGSTNMTYFLLCGGGLTAAVVYAYKTVNGDIERYEDRLANMASTAEASSTDEAEATPEVTPVEEPSALDAQVVAESVAAPAESAVEPFAESTAPEADADAASEVISTEDDTAAEEAAPPVALEEVVEDALVPAGAETPTEAPSAENAEAVPDLLTAVKILTGSSVEIAAASVGESSLVRAVRQIDEDGQGLDSVLEVVEPETLAVAKEHPEELAVAMNEEELVPAEVLTEEKVDTEERVAEEATEEAFSPAAEEEEEVPPEEAVDNMGEVHAGDQTPGPESETLPHEEETITPADAVAESERPVEEAQETCTSPEVDCGSEMEVLSVSEPESIPESTCHHHPLEGMTPTAGQQSQISEDGEDERNESKEEGEDERIESKEDGEDQRIESKEEVEEKNNESKEEGEDERNERTEEVEEKNNESKKDGEDQRIESKEDSEDQRNGSKEDGEDERIESKEDGEDQRIESKEDSEDQRNGSKEEVEEKTNESKEEGEDQMSESGEEIICGITK